A single window of Salvelinus sp. IW2-2015 unplaced genomic scaffold, ASM291031v2 Un_scaffold3239, whole genome shotgun sequence DNA harbors:
- the LOC112075569 gene encoding uncharacterized protein gives MTERGHVSPTVTSTAYXRESPLLTEITETPPENVEVVEPDQNAFEDHLQARTEQEVEVFDQVRLNMDKAHEKQKESYQSRIXKGTKCYDIQANYLVRKMDKRKARTGKPRCSFTPSSHSVKGYLGGSQQSSPVGAVGRSTTEIPDALHFTEAFKDKDLGVLPNTRPLIVLYYLFSKTIGDLGFCQHPDLDPPDVLHIPVLQDLGVLPNTQTT, from the exons ATGACAGAGAGAGGCCATGTCTCCCCCACTGTGACTTCCACCGCGTACYGACGGGAGTCACCGCTGTtgactgag atcactgaaaccccacctgaaAATGTGGAAGTTGTTGAACCAGATCAGAACGCCTTCGAGGATCACCTTCAGGCACGGACCGAGCAGGAAGTGGAggtttttgaccag gtgagactgaacatggaCAAGGCCCatgagaaacagaaggagagctaCCAGAGCAGAATCKAGAAGGGGACCAAGTGCTATGACATCCAGGCGAATTACTTGGTTAGGAAGATGGACAAAAGGAAGGCGAGAACTGGGAAACCTCGCTGCTCTTTCACTCCTagctcacattctgttaaa GGTTACCTCGGTGGAAGCCAACAATCTTCCCCAGTTGGAGCAGTTGGACGGTCGACCACTGAAATCCCTGACGCCCTACACTTCACTGAAGCCTTTAAGGACAAA gacctaggggttctgcccaacaccagACCACTGATTGTCCTCTATTACCTGTTCTCCAAGACCATAGGG gacctagggttCTGCCAACACCCAGACCTGgacccacctgatgtcctccatatacctgttctccaggacctaggggttctgcccaacacccagaccaCCTGA